The following coding sequences are from one Desulfosporosinus orientis DSM 765 window:
- a CDS encoding DUF362 domain-containing protein has product MSIVQVMDASYENCHEAIEKIFEQFPLDIDGKRIVIKPNVLRSAAPEEGITTHPAVLKAVIREVVKRNPASLIVGDNPGVFSYGMNEKAFKDTGLMEAAGIYYRNLGAETVQMSINSPYIESALVSRAIIDADIYISIPKFKTHGLTGLSCAIKNNFGLLAGALKAQTHKKAGNPFNFAEALVEVFALKVPDLVIVDGVLAMEGNGPASKDLVNLGKILAGTDPVAVDTVAAHMMGFSEQPRSIQIAAAKGHGINDLSKITVHGKLEVIHGFKLPQSGPPGGAIMESVTALRPKINNELCTLCATCIEHCPNGALTMDEYPSVAPEKCITCYCCQELCPQKAIELK; this is encoded by the coding sequence ATGAGCATCGTACAAGTCATGGATGCAAGCTATGAAAATTGTCATGAGGCCATCGAAAAGATATTTGAACAGTTTCCTTTAGATATTGACGGAAAAAGAATAGTGATCAAACCGAACGTGCTGCGCAGTGCTGCTCCGGAAGAGGGGATAACCACCCACCCCGCAGTCCTAAAAGCCGTAATCCGGGAAGTGGTCAAACGAAACCCTGCCTCTCTGATTGTCGGTGATAATCCGGGCGTGTTTTCCTATGGCATGAACGAAAAGGCCTTCAAGGACACGGGCTTGATGGAAGCAGCCGGTATATATTATCGTAACTTAGGCGCGGAAACTGTGCAGATGAGTATTAATTCTCCCTATATAGAATCGGCCCTGGTATCTCGGGCAATTATCGACGCTGATATCTATATTAGTATCCCGAAATTTAAGACCCACGGTCTTACCGGTTTATCTTGTGCTATTAAAAATAATTTCGGGCTCTTAGCCGGGGCCCTTAAGGCTCAAACCCATAAAAAAGCGGGCAATCCCTTCAACTTTGCCGAAGCGTTGGTCGAAGTATTTGCCCTCAAGGTTCCCGATCTTGTCATTGTTGATGGCGTTTTAGCTATGGAGGGAAACGGCCCGGCATCCAAGGATTTAGTTAACCTTGGGAAAATCCTAGCCGGTACCGACCCTGTCGCTGTAGACACTGTCGCAGCCCATATGATGGGTTTCTCAGAACAGCCTCGCAGCATTCAAATAGCAGCTGCCAAGGGGCATGGTATTAATGACCTTTCCAAAATCACGGTTCATGGGAAACTTGAAGTTATACATGGTTTTAAGCTTCCTCAATCCGGGCCTCCGGGCGGTGCCATCATGGAATCTGTGACAGCGCTTAGGCCAAAGATCAATAACGAATTATGTACTTTATGTGCAACGTGCATAGAACATTGTCCGAATGGTGCTTTAACCATGGATGAATATCCGTCTGTGGCTCCGGAAAAGTGCATCACATGCTATTGCTGCCAAGAGCTTTGTCCACAGAAGGCGATCGAATTGAAATGA
- a CDS encoding type II TA system antitoxin MqsA family protein: MMNFCENCREIVEFSVREETITKVIKGKEITYKAKVAFCNECGEEIFVGEIRDQNLKLLDIAYREHEQLIQISEIESILEKYNIGKRPLSMLLNWGEGTLTRYLDGDVPTKQYSEKLRLLLEDSGYMFNILEENKDKITERAYKLCKEAIEKIETEMLSGDGKIDSVVKYFIINCVEITPLALQKLLYFAQGFYKAFNYEYLFENDCEAWVHGPVYRNVYNKYKNRGYNPIEDNIYEYDDFELTEAEKEILDSIIVNFGCYSGKILEKMTHVESPWRITRRGLGDYESSNRIIEKDLISKYFSEIKSKYNMLNFSDIKDYSSDLFIKLYN; this comes from the coding sequence ATGATGAATTTCTGTGAGAATTGTCGCGAAATCGTAGAATTCTCGGTTAGGGAAGAAACAATAACTAAAGTTATTAAAGGAAAAGAAATAACCTATAAAGCAAAAGTTGCGTTTTGTAACGAGTGTGGCGAGGAGATATTTGTAGGTGAAATTAGGGACCAAAACCTAAAACTACTTGATATTGCATACAGGGAACATGAGCAACTTATTCAGATATCTGAAATTGAAAGTATTTTGGAGAAATACAATATTGGCAAAAGGCCACTCTCAATGCTATTAAACTGGGGGGAAGGCACTTTAACTAGATATTTGGACGGCGATGTACCAACAAAACAATATTCAGAAAAACTTAGACTTCTCCTTGAAGACTCCGGATATATGTTCAATATATTAGAAGAAAACAAAGATAAGATCACTGAGCGTGCCTACAAACTTTGTAAGGAAGCTATAGAAAAGATTGAAACCGAAATGTTAAGTGGTGATGGTAAAATTGACAGCGTTGTAAAGTATTTTATTATCAACTGTGTTGAAATAACCCCCTTAGCGTTGCAAAAACTGCTATATTTTGCTCAGGGTTTTTATAAGGCTTTTAATTACGAGTATTTATTTGAAAATGACTGTGAAGCATGGGTGCACGGGCCTGTCTACAGAAATGTATACAATAAATATAAAAATCGTGGTTATAACCCGATCGAGGATAACATTTATGAATATGACGATTTTGAACTCACGGAAGCGGAGAAAGAGATCCTTGATAGCATTATTGTCAATTTTGGATGCTATAGCGGCAAAATTTTGGAGAAAATGACTCATGTTGAATCCCCCTGGAGAATCACCCGGAGAGGACTTGGAGACTATGAAAGCTCTAATCGCATCATTGAAAAAGACTTAATCTCAAAATATTTTTCTGAAATTAAATCAAAGTATAACATGCTTAACTTTTCTGATATAAAGGATTACAGCTCCGATTTGTTTATAAAACTCTATAATTAA
- a CDS encoding DEAD/DEAH box helicase — protein MNSQDEIYFAALSKYRANGADLLEQPYMRGVKTSVVEKYSDQAHFIYELLQNADDAGATSVRFDLRYNKLIFVHNGTRRFSISNPETEEADTNNGKLGDINAITSIANSNKTAASIGKFGVGFKAVFQYTQTPSIYDPEFRFRIERFIVPVKIDDDFSGRRPEETLFVFPFDHRDRSREEAYEDISDKLRSLVYPVLFLTNLRMISVECAEKFGFYTKSVDKEMAFGNTVARLITLTQNNDDDENELIKDKLWMFTRANERGFTYSVCLSLNTEGAFLRSNFPAFCFFPTKEVTGLNFILHAPFLLTDSREGIKAGEKHNKDMIKLLAELAADSIVNLKEIGQRNGITLINDHIFDIIPYDESEFNDVNDKNRISFKPFYTSMKEKLSHEELLPSFDGFASASNAYWASVPQIAELFSNDQLAVFTDNKSAKWVFTSFGRQETMRSNKKLSEYIDSITENWYDHEDIIDVITASFIEAQPIEWLDSFYQYIANTPGRKKLINTKPIFLNQHKKAVSAFDSNGQAVLFLPADDVEGYDTVHFALLENDATLDFIKQLGIKEPSLRDEIYNVILPQYKDGGGINTGPHFRKFFKYYMECPQAEVDEYIMLIKDCKFIRYRSADDATVFRGKASDLYIPDENLIEYFAAKPNTRFVELDEYKTIIGTEGHLEPFLKKLGVKTAPRILSRELDHSEACQMPYKWHRSTGYENWTEHYIDGCKEIILVIIDTHDANLSLLLWSHLLGIIKSECLSWQEFSDVINGVHSYFYRSSQRESFDSSDTIFLRTNPWLLNNSGEFVSAKELTLQTLSPKYSASNDEARKLLDFLGIKEETEEDDEDNLTDEQRAKIELADALSDIPPEDLKQFAEQYRALKQASAYHSEVATTDEKDELENTAVNPTVSRVAKEIADRVVSAHKTRDTTNSIDNERTPISDEDDFTKPTVDFSKKIERAKQRSVNEIESIARLEELTQQALAPGRYSFGWFKAILELESLNCSENNANSREISITFSKVERESGTERTLILKHPSRYIPQSMEDLADIPLEMHFANQPMIKVAVEVVNVKSYTLRAKLKTNAQIDGVDLSLITEAKIEARNPVFLLEELQKQFNGLDLDNGFNMQTNLCENIEFVFGPPGTGKTTYLARDIILPLMQKINDLKVLVLTPTNKSADVLVRRLMEVMETDHSYNDWLVRFGATNDNIIEQRGIFRDKTFDIRTFSRNVTVTTIARFPYDYFLPDESTRLHLRALKWDYIIIDEASMIPLVNIIYPLYKKTPEKFIIAGDPFQIEPITTVNIWKNENIYTMVQLNSFTEPSTIPHQYQVKLLTTQYRSIPEIGEVFSRFAYGGVLEHNRPSGSQRMLLDDDYFDIKSLNIIKFPVSKYESIYRPKRLQGKSNYQVYSALFAFEFVKYLSSLSELASGDELCRIGLIAPYRAQSDLVDKLMSSVILPKNIDVQVGTIHGFQGDECDIIITLFNPPPSISASREMFLNKLNIINVSISRARDYLFVIIPDDDTENVGNLTLIKRVEKLCNEQPCWTEHHSHSIEELIFGSESYLEDNSFSTSHQLVNVYRRPEKRYEVRSEDNAVDVQIHE, from the coding sequence ATGAACTCACAGGATGAAATATACTTTGCCGCCCTGTCAAAGTATAGAGCAAACGGCGCAGATTTGCTTGAACAGCCATATATGCGGGGTGTAAAAACTAGTGTTGTAGAAAAATATTCTGACCAAGCGCACTTCATTTATGAATTACTCCAAAACGCTGATGACGCAGGGGCTACTTCAGTAAGGTTCGACTTGCGCTATAACAAACTAATTTTTGTTCACAATGGCACAAGGAGATTTTCTATTTCAAATCCAGAAACTGAAGAAGCTGATACTAATAACGGCAAGTTAGGGGATATAAATGCGATTACTTCAATCGCTAACTCAAACAAAACAGCTGCGTCAATTGGGAAGTTCGGCGTAGGATTCAAAGCGGTTTTTCAGTATACCCAAACACCCAGCATATATGACCCTGAGTTTCGATTCAGAATCGAACGATTTATTGTGCCAGTAAAAATTGACGATGATTTTTCCGGCAGGAGACCCGAGGAAACGTTGTTTGTGTTTCCCTTTGACCACAGAGACAGAAGCCGTGAGGAGGCCTATGAGGACATTTCTGACAAATTACGTTCATTGGTTTATCCGGTTCTCTTTTTGACTAATCTGAGGATGATTTCGGTTGAATGCGCTGAGAAATTCGGGTTCTACACTAAGTCAGTGGATAAAGAAATGGCATTCGGGAATACAGTTGCGCGCCTTATAACTTTGACGCAAAATAACGACGATGATGAAAATGAACTCATTAAGGACAAGCTGTGGATGTTTACCCGAGCAAATGAACGTGGTTTTACATACTCAGTGTGCTTATCTTTGAATACAGAAGGTGCCTTTTTAAGATCGAATTTCCCCGCCTTTTGTTTTTTTCCGACAAAAGAAGTAACTGGCCTAAACTTTATACTACACGCTCCTTTCCTGCTTACTGATAGCCGCGAGGGCATTAAAGCCGGCGAAAAGCATAACAAGGATATGATTAAGCTGCTTGCGGAGCTAGCGGCTGACAGTATTGTCAACCTTAAGGAAATTGGGCAAAGGAACGGCATAACTCTTATTAATGACCACATCTTTGATATTATTCCCTATGATGAAAGTGAATTTAATGATGTTAATGACAAAAACAGAATTTCTTTTAAACCTTTCTATACTTCTATGAAAGAAAAACTCAGCCATGAAGAGCTGTTGCCCAGCTTTGATGGATTTGCCTCTGCTTCAAATGCATATTGGGCTTCTGTTCCTCAAATTGCCGAGTTGTTTTCGAATGACCAGTTAGCAGTATTTACTGATAATAAGTCTGCCAAATGGGTCTTTACTTCATTTGGTAGACAAGAAACAATGCGTTCAAATAAAAAGCTTTCAGAGTACATAGACTCTATAACAGAAAACTGGTATGACCACGAAGATATTATAGACGTCATTACCGCTAGCTTTATTGAAGCACAACCAATTGAGTGGTTGGATTCATTTTATCAATATATAGCGAATACACCCGGGCGCAAAAAGTTAATTAATACGAAGCCGATTTTTCTTAATCAACATAAGAAAGCAGTGTCCGCCTTTGATTCAAACGGACAAGCAGTATTGTTTTTGCCAGCAGATGATGTTGAAGGTTATGATACTGTTCATTTTGCTTTATTAGAAAATGATGCCACTCTGGATTTCATCAAACAACTGGGAATTAAAGAACCATCACTGCGGGACGAGATTTATAATGTTATATTGCCGCAATACAAAGATGGAGGTGGAATCAATACTGGTCCACATTTTCGCAAATTCTTTAAATATTACATGGAGTGCCCGCAAGCAGAAGTTGATGAATATATTATGTTAATCAAAGATTGTAAGTTTATCAGGTATCGCTCTGCCGATGATGCAACGGTTTTTCGTGGCAAGGCAAGTGACCTTTACATACCAGATGAGAATCTTATAGAATATTTCGCAGCTAAGCCGAATACCCGGTTTGTAGAGTTGGATGAGTATAAGACGATTATCGGAACCGAAGGACATCTGGAGCCTTTTTTAAAAAAACTCGGAGTAAAAACTGCGCCCAGAATATTAAGCCGTGAATTGGATCACAGCGAAGCGTGTCAAATGCCTTATAAATGGCACCGATCAACTGGTTATGAAAACTGGACAGAACACTACATTGATGGTTGCAAGGAAATAATATTAGTAATTATTGACACACATGATGCAAATTTATCTCTTTTATTATGGTCGCACTTACTTGGCATTATCAAGTCAGAATGTTTGTCATGGCAAGAATTTAGTGATGTCATCAATGGCGTTCATAGCTATTTTTATCGTTCTTCTCAGCGAGAGTCCTTTGACTCCAGCGATACGATTTTTTTGCGTACGAATCCGTGGCTCCTTAACAATTCAGGTGAGTTTGTTTCTGCCAAAGAGTTGACATTACAAACGCTATCACCAAAATATTCCGCCTCAAATGATGAGGCCAGGAAACTACTTGATTTTTTAGGTATCAAAGAAGAAACAGAGGAAGATGACGAAGACAACTTAACTGACGAGCAGCGAGCTAAAATAGAGCTTGCCGATGCCTTATCCGATATTCCACCCGAAGATCTAAAGCAGTTTGCGGAGCAGTATCGGGCACTGAAGCAAGCCTCTGCTTATCATTCCGAAGTCGCAACAACTGATGAGAAAGATGAACTTGAAAATACTGCAGTAAATCCAACTGTTTCCCGCGTTGCAAAAGAAATTGCTGATCGGGTTGTCTCTGCCCACAAAACGAGAGATACTACCAATTCCATCGATAACGAAAGAACACCAATTTCTGATGAAGATGATTTCACAAAGCCGACGGTTGACTTTAGCAAGAAAATTGAGCGGGCAAAACAACGAAGTGTTAATGAAATTGAAAGTATTGCTCGCTTAGAGGAGTTAACCCAACAAGCGTTGGCCCCTGGAAGATATTCTTTCGGATGGTTCAAGGCCATACTCGAGTTAGAATCGCTGAACTGCAGCGAGAATAACGCTAATAGCAGAGAGATCTCCATAACGTTCTCCAAAGTGGAACGCGAGTCAGGTACGGAGAGAACCCTAATTTTGAAGCATCCTAGCCGTTATATACCACAATCTATGGAAGACCTGGCTGATATACCGCTTGAAATGCATTTTGCCAATCAACCAATGATAAAAGTCGCGGTTGAAGTCGTAAACGTAAAATCATACACACTGCGGGCAAAACTCAAAACGAACGCACAAATTGACGGAGTAGATTTATCGCTGATCACCGAAGCGAAAATCGAGGCTAGAAATCCTGTTTTTCTCTTGGAGGAACTTCAGAAACAGTTTAACGGACTTGATTTAGATAACGGCTTCAATATGCAGACAAACCTCTGTGAGAATATTGAGTTCGTTTTCGGTCCTCCTGGAACCGGTAAAACAACGTATCTGGCGAGAGATATCATCCTTCCTTTAATGCAGAAAATCAACGATTTGAAAGTTCTCGTCCTTACACCCACAAATAAGTCGGCGGATGTACTTGTACGTCGCCTTATGGAAGTTATGGAAACAGACCACAGCTACAATGATTGGCTTGTCCGTTTTGGCGCAACTAACGACAACATTATTGAGCAGAGGGGCATTTTCCGTGATAAGACTTTCGATATCCGTACGTTCTCAAGGAATGTTACGGTTACGACTATTGCACGTTTTCCATATGATTACTTCCTGCCGGACGAGAGTACGCGACTTCACTTACGTGCACTCAAATGGGATTATATCATCATTGACGAAGCATCCATGATTCCATTGGTTAACATTATTTATCCGCTTTACAAGAAGACCCCCGAAAAGTTCATTATCGCAGGTGACCCATTCCAGATAGAACCAATTACTACTGTAAACATCTGGAAGAATGAGAATATATACACTATGGTGCAACTCAATTCGTTTACTGAACCTTCGACGATTCCACATCAATACCAAGTCAAACTCTTGACTACTCAATACAGGAGTATTCCCGAAATTGGCGAAGTGTTCAGCCGTTTTGCTTACGGCGGTGTATTAGAACACAACCGCCCATCAGGTAGCCAACGCATGTTACTTGATGACGACTATTTTGATATAAAATCATTGAATATCATTAAGTTTCCTGTCAGTAAATATGAGAGCATCTACCGCCCGAAGCGTTTACAAGGTAAGAGCAACTACCAGGTCTATTCTGCATTGTTTGCCTTTGAATTTGTAAAATACCTATCCTCTCTCAGCGAATTGGCAAGCGGGGATGAATTATGCCGCATAGGGCTGATTGCGCCTTATAGGGCACAGTCTGATTTGGTTGATAAGCTAATGTCTTCTGTTATATTGCCAAAGAATATTGATGTGCAGGTGGGTACTATTCACGGATTCCAAGGTGACGAATGCGACATCATTATTACGCTGTTCAACCCGCCGCCGTCCATCTCAGCTTCAAGGGAAATGTTCCTCAATAAACTCAATATTATAAATGTTTCTATTAGCCGTGCACGGGATTATCTGTTTGTAATTATACCCGACGACGATACTGAAAATGTGGGAAATCTTACTTTAATTAAGAGAGTTGAAAAGCTATGTAACGAACAACCCTGTTGGACTGAGCATCATTCTCATTCAATTGAAGAACTGATTTTTGGCAGTGAAAGTTACCTTGAAGATAATTCGTTTTCAACAAGCCACCAATTAGTTAATGTATACAGAAGGCCAGAAAAGCGCTACGAAGTTAGAAGCGAAGATAACGCTGTCGATGTACAAATCCACGAATAG
- a CDS encoding UvrD-helicase domain-containing protein, producing the protein MDYSKMTQTLSKATPTPTQQTIIASGLYPSYLKAGAGTGKTKVLIDKILRILRDDPDAGLENFAIITFTNKATEEMKERLMHRIYFEWLKHHKDTVARKTKTPTFMRQQVEISNMLDVSTIHSFCEKLLRQYGLHMGLPLNFKIKSVRKETNDIINRVIDSHHTNPVFSRIPQYKLAKLIDMLLQNNKNRGIEINEDFFCKTQFNTPDNEYWNQFKQLFLQMYLEVDREIEVYKIEENLLTINDLIKNASKLLEIDYVLDKVAKKYKYVFIDEFQDTNQDQFKLVRHLLNKGVKIFLVGDDKQSIYAFRGSDVQNSLEMAKIIDEIKTRAGDDHNLEQSVMNENFRTDYHLLEKINEIFRQEFMHNNQQLRFPHMRLEKTEEHRNRPQLIANPLRIVFESPLEAIIHSIIQDSTLQVPSADGSRVANYGDICVLFRSNFDLDSAALALKASNIPIEVIGGKSFYKSQEIIDIFKLFNSIIHSGPVYQTELKFTDYYKAVLTNEVGMGFDKFLSELKVVFKRESIEGILNYIYDTTKIQEYYRYNQQYQKIANLNKLKDKARDLMTDDAMQPLQFLEYLQVMISSNQEEDDASIPEHDRSHGLVSLYSIHKAKGLDFPIVIIPHFDKQLNRKTIEPNIIFQVDEKNLAINHRFIEEAQLDPDLDFARLHEYQELELLEEEIRVLYVALTRAKHLLVLSCEKSQAQLSGMNNRATYASWAKWINSIARGSFLRQHTYNVNL; encoded by the coding sequence ATGGATTACTCTAAAATGACTCAGACGCTTAGCAAAGCTACCCCTACTCCAACCCAACAGACTATTATCGCCAGCGGCTTATACCCTAGCTACCTGAAAGCAGGTGCGGGCACTGGTAAGACTAAAGTGTTGATTGATAAGATTCTACGTATTTTAAGGGATGATCCTGATGCTGGGCTTGAAAATTTCGCCATAATAACCTTCACTAATAAAGCCACAGAGGAAATGAAAGAGCGATTAATGCATCGCATCTATTTTGAATGGCTTAAGCACCATAAAGACACTGTAGCCCGAAAGACTAAGACCCCGACCTTTATGCGTCAACAAGTGGAAATCAGCAATATGCTGGACGTTTCTACTATTCACAGCTTTTGCGAAAAGCTACTGCGTCAATACGGCCTCCATATGGGCTTGCCGTTGAACTTTAAGATAAAATCAGTGCGCAAAGAGACTAATGACATTATCAACCGAGTAATCGATAGTCATCATACTAACCCGGTCTTTTCCCGTATTCCTCAGTACAAACTAGCTAAGCTGATAGATATGCTGCTGCAAAATAACAAAAACAGAGGTATAGAAATTAACGAAGACTTTTTTTGCAAGACCCAGTTTAATACTCCGGACAATGAGTATTGGAACCAGTTTAAGCAGCTGTTTTTGCAGATGTACTTAGAAGTTGATAGAGAAATTGAAGTGTATAAAATCGAAGAAAACCTGCTCACTATCAACGATTTAATTAAAAATGCCTCCAAGTTGCTTGAAATTGACTACGTTCTGGATAAAGTAGCCAAAAAGTATAAATATGTGTTTATTGATGAGTTTCAGGATACTAATCAAGATCAGTTTAAGCTGGTCAGACATCTGTTAAACAAAGGTGTAAAAATATTTCTAGTAGGAGATGATAAACAATCCATCTATGCCTTTAGAGGATCGGATGTACAAAACTCTTTAGAAATGGCTAAGATCATCGATGAAATTAAAACTCGAGCTGGGGACGACCATAACTTAGAACAGAGCGTTATGAATGAAAACTTTCGCACCGATTATCATCTGCTAGAAAAAATCAATGAAATATTTCGACAGGAATTTATGCATAATAATCAGCAATTGCGATTTCCCCACATGCGCCTAGAGAAAACTGAGGAGCATAGAAATAGACCTCAACTCATAGCTAATCCTCTACGGATTGTATTTGAGAGTCCACTTGAGGCTATTATTCATAGCATCATCCAAGACTCAACTCTTCAGGTTCCCTCTGCAGATGGTTCTAGGGTGGCAAATTATGGCGATATCTGTGTTCTATTTCGAAGCAACTTTGACTTAGATAGTGCAGCTTTAGCCCTCAAAGCCAGCAATATTCCTATAGAAGTGATAGGTGGCAAGAGCTTTTATAAGTCCCAGGAAATTATTGACATTTTTAAGTTGTTCAATAGTATAATTCATAGCGGCCCGGTCTATCAAACGGAGCTAAAATTTACCGATTACTATAAAGCGGTCCTTACTAATGAAGTCGGTATGGGGTTTGATAAGTTCTTGTCCGAACTTAAAGTTGTGTTTAAGCGAGAGAGCATTGAAGGGATACTAAACTATATTTATGATACTACCAAGATTCAGGAGTATTATCGGTATAACCAGCAATACCAAAAGATTGCTAATCTGAACAAGTTAAAGGATAAGGCCAGGGATTTGATGACTGATGATGCTATGCAGCCACTGCAATTCCTAGAGTATCTGCAGGTTATGATCTCATCAAATCAAGAGGAAGACGACGCTAGTATTCCTGAGCATGACCGAAGTCATGGATTAGTTTCCCTCTATTCCATACATAAAGCTAAGGGACTGGATTTTCCCATTGTGATAATACCCCACTTTGATAAGCAACTTAATCGAAAAACTATAGAGCCTAATATCATTTTCCAGGTTGATGAGAAGAATTTAGCTATAAACCACCGCTTCATTGAAGAAGCACAGTTAGATCCAGACCTTGACTTTGCTAGACTGCACGAGTATCAGGAGCTAGAGCTTTTAGAGGAAGAAATAAGAGTATTATACGTAGCTTTAACTAGGGCGAAGCATCTATTAGTGTTGTCATGTGAAAAAAGCCAAGCGCAGCTATCTGGTATGAATAACCGAGCGACATATGCTTCTTGGGCTAAGTGGATTAATAGTATAGCTAGAGGCAGCTTTTTGCGACAACATACTTATAACGTTAATTTGTAA
- a CDS encoding phospholipase D-like domain-containing protein, with protein MMKFISDIKQELADQLKTVKYSLIIITGFVTVEGFKFVEEQVSIKRLKKKILFKLELADFQLGASSFPFKYAFDRGWDIYYDNTIHAKNYIFDDHLAIQGSSNLTANGLGLHHERSDDNNVLWQLNTEFREWVDQKFKLAIKFDPANAESIQDYLMRLADDGQEELQKKQEQIDRRIAEHRLFNSSDILKIKYHFIGNNQLQNTFIKLLRDNLDQLTEEISPTDLNSVYKYEDNQNWYKKYYIISLDLEVKEQVFQYKNPYYLYTPRIYQYRGRFYREKLYGNYSLVDSATLLTKMIKTLQHLFVLGLEADVASAKLIKEGRDLKLRYQRFWPLTNPNINEIYQRELAKLFLKQELTLDNLRMEGVHE; from the coding sequence ATGATGAAGTTTATCTCTGACATAAAGCAGGAGTTAGCAGACCAACTCAAAACAGTTAAGTATAGTCTAATCATCATTACTGGATTTGTCACCGTTGAAGGCTTTAAATTTGTAGAGGAGCAGGTGTCTATAAAAAGACTAAAGAAAAAAATATTATTCAAATTGGAACTTGCCGACTTTCAACTAGGTGCAAGCTCCTTTCCTTTCAAATACGCTTTTGATCGAGGCTGGGATATATATTACGATAACACTATTCATGCTAAAAACTATATTTTTGATGACCACCTAGCTATCCAAGGTAGTTCAAACCTGACAGCTAATGGGCTTGGGTTGCACCATGAACGCAGTGACGATAATAATGTTCTTTGGCAGCTCAATACTGAGTTTAGAGAGTGGGTAGATCAGAAGTTTAAATTAGCAATTAAGTTTGATCCAGCAAATGCAGAGTCCATTCAGGATTATCTAATGAGATTAGCTGATGACGGCCAGGAAGAGTTACAGAAGAAACAGGAGCAGATTGATCGAAGGATTGCTGAGCACCGCCTGTTTAATTCCTCCGATATCTTGAAAATCAAGTATCACTTTATAGGTAACAATCAGCTGCAGAATACGTTCATAAAGCTACTCCGAGATAATCTTGATCAGCTGACCGAGGAAATAAGTCCAACTGATCTAAATTCCGTCTATAAATATGAGGATAACCAGAACTGGTACAAGAAGTATTACATTATATCTTTAGACCTGGAAGTAAAAGAACAAGTTTTTCAATATAAAAATCCGTATTACTTGTACACCCCAAGAATCTATCAGTATAGAGGACGCTTTTATAGAGAAAAGCTGTATGGTAACTATTCTTTAGTTGACAGTGCCACATTGCTAACTAAAATGATTAAGACACTACAGCATCTATTTGTCTTAGGGCTAGAAGCAGACGTAGCAAGTGCCAAGCTAATTAAAGAAGGAAGAGACTTAAAGCTACGGTACCAGCGTTTTTGGCCCTTAACCAACCCAAACATCAATGAAATCTACCAGAGGGAGCTAGCCAAATTATTTCTCAAGCAAGAGCTTACACTAGATAATTTGCGGATGGAGGGAGTCCATGAGTGA
- a CDS encoding 3'-5' exonuclease: MNKLMNKVLFVDTETGGIDPLEHSLLSIGLVVWQAGEIVDKEEIFVLDQVIKFTPQALKINQIDFKDFIIKAIEPSQAIKKIHDFCYRNFGDDIPVTLGGHNVNFDIGFLKKLMGKDFQKLFSHRSIDTSAILKYLYLSGKIFEDCSGSDKAFSYFNIIVQNRHSALEDARATTLLFNKLIKLIN, encoded by the coding sequence ATGAACAAGCTCATGAATAAAGTACTATTTGTTGACACAGAAACAGGAGGAATAGACCCCCTTGAGCATAGTCTGCTATCGATAGGATTAGTTGTTTGGCAAGCAGGCGAAATTGTAGATAAAGAAGAAATATTTGTTTTAGACCAAGTAATTAAGTTCACACCTCAGGCACTCAAAATAAACCAAATAGATTTTAAAGATTTTATTATTAAAGCGATTGAACCCTCTCAAGCTATAAAGAAAATTCATGACTTTTGTTATAGGAATTTTGGGGATGATATTCCAGTAACACTCGGCGGACATAATGTGAATTTTGACATAGGATTTTTAAAAAAACTTATGGGGAAGGATTTTCAAAAACTATTTTCCCATCGCAGTATAGACACTTCAGCCATATTGAAATATCTATATTTGTCAGGTAAGATATTCGAAGATTGTTCGGGATCTGACAAAGCATTCTCATATTTCAATATTATAGTTCAAAATAGACACTCAGCTTTAGAGGATGCCAGAGCAACTACGTTATTATTTAACAAGCTAATCAAATTAATAAATTAA